The Accipiter gentilis chromosome 8, bAccGen1.1, whole genome shotgun sequence genomic sequence CTCCCAACCGCAGTCAAGCATTGCGGAGGGGACGCTGCCCTCAACGCCCTTCCCTCGCCTGGACACGCTCCATCCTGGAGGGGCTCACGGCTTGGGGAGCCCAGGGGCGTGGGGACGAGGACGCAGGATGGAGCAGGGACATCCATGGGCAGCTGCGGGGGGACAGCCCAGGGCCTTTCCCTGCAGGAGAAGGGGACGGCGGAGGTGCAGAGAGAGGGGCTGGCATGGGGCTGGCTCCGTGCCCACCACGGGCTGGGCCAAGCGTGGGTCCCACTGGCCACCGGCTCCCCGGGAGTCATCTACAGACGCAGCGGCGTCCTCCGATCCCCCAGCCCGGCCAGCTCCATCCTCCGACAGCAGGTGGGAAGTTGCCGGTGAGAGGAGGGAAAGGCTCCGGCGTCGTCAGCAGGAGGGCTCCGGCGCAGGGTGAGGCCGGGCCGTGGGTGGGGGTGGGCGTGCCGTGGGACGAGGGGGTCTCTAATAAATATCACAGGCAGCGCTGGTGGGGTGCGGCGCGGGGCGGATGTCAGGCAGACGGGGCGAGCGGTGCCGCGGCCGCGGTTCGCTGCTGCCTGCTGCGGCTTTGCAGGCGCCGTGTTGGATCTCCCCGGTTCTGCAGAAAGAGGGTCTGTGTCCGGTGGGGGAGGGAGCCCGGcgtgccggggcggcgggcctGGCTAGCGGGGGCCGGGGTGGAGGGGGCTTGGCGGGGGCAGCCTGCTCCGGCGGCGGCGTGGCTCACATCACCGTGCAGCACTTGCAGCGCTGCTTCTTCACGTCCGTCTCCTGCTCAGCCTCCTTGGTGTCTGTGGCGTTGGCGCCCGGCTTCTGCCCGCCTGGACCCTCCTCTCCCAGCGGCTGGGCGGCCACGGGCTCCAGCGCGGTGCCGTTGGGTGGCGCGTGGTCCTTGCGCGCCGGCTCCGGCTTGCTCTCGGCGTCCTCGATCACCACCAGCTCAGCCTTGATGgtgccctccagccccagcaccttCTTGGTCTCGTCCTCATCCTCCACGTTCTGGTAGCCCATGAAGATCATGGTGACAGGCTGCTCCCGGCTCGGCTCCATCCCCTCGCCCGGCGGCAGCACCACGGTGCTTTCCCGCGGCTTGGCCTGCAGCCCCGTGATCTCCCGCCGCGGCGTTGGCTTCTGGCTGGCCGGGGCGCTGCCGGCCTCCTTGCCCACCTTGGCCGGGGCCTCCCGCCCGGCGGCTTCGCTCAGGGTGGCCTCGTCCGCCTTGTGCAGGAGCTCGTCAACCTCGGAGGAGCTGAGGGGGTGAGCCCCGTTCTGCAGGGCTCCGTCCTCGGCACTCACCGCGTGCACCACTGCGGGGACAAGAGGAAGGAGGGTGAGGGGGGCTTGGGCTGGGGGGCTCGGGCTGGGGGGCTCATGCTGGGGGCACGAGTCAACCTGGAAAAGCTCCTGCTGGCACAACCCGCTCAGACCCGGCTCCCACGTGGCTGGGGAGCGgcaccttcccctccccaaagGCACCGGCACCAAGGCCAGGACCCCCGGcagcaccccaacacccccctttggctggagctgctgccagacacccccccccagcattgcCTGGCCCCTGCCCAACACCAGACGGGGAGGCCGAAACAAAAGCACAACGCAAGGAGTCATTCCTGGCCCTTGGCACCTCAGAAGCCTCAGACGCGGCGAGCCCCGCAGGAGCCGCAGCCATCTGCCAGGTCGCCGACAGCCTGCCAAGCGTGCCGTGGCGGGATGGCATCCGGCTGGCGCCTGGCTCGGCCGGGGCCAACACGATGCTCTGCGGCAGATCGCCGCTGCCACCTGTAAGACCCCAGCGAGGGCTCGGGAGGTGCCGCCCCACCACGTCCCACCACGTCCTGAAGCATCCTGCCGCGTTCCGCTGCCTGTGGCACCCGGTGCCCAGGAGGGGACGGGGCTCCTCCACCACCGGTGCGCTTTGCACGGCTGCTTGCAGCGCTGGAGGCAACAGACGTGCGTCACGGCGAGAGCAGCCTCCGGCTCATCGCATTTTCCACTTGACCTGGGGCATCATGCGACGATCAGTGCAACAGCCTCAACAGCCAGTTGATGGAGTGATGGACGACAACTGGCCCAGGCAGGGCCGGCTCAGCCGGGACCAACGCACGGCTGCCCTGGGCCGACCGCTGCCGAGGCGGCTCCTCGGCCCATCCCTGGAGCTGAGGGTCCCAGAGCAGCCAGGGGGCTGAGCCAGGTGGGTGGTGGAGGTGAAGGCCAGCGTGGCCCAGCACGGCCACGGCCACAGGGAGGGTGTTGAACGGGACCGGCTGCCAGTGCAGCGCAGCTTCCTTGGAGAGGCGGTCGGTCCACTTGGCCACTGCAGTCCCCAGTAACGTGCCCCAGCTCTGTGGCTGGTCCTTGCCACCGGCAACCACCCCTCGGGTGTCACCAGGCCCTTCGAAGCAGGTTGCCAGAGGTTCCCAAAAGCAGGAGCCACAGGCAGAGACCGGTCCATATTGCCGTGCCTTCTCTGCACCCAGGAGCCACGCTCTCCTCTGCCAGCCTGGGCACGTTGGGCCGACGTGGTGCTGGTGCCATGTTCCTTGCCTGCGGGACGGGTTCCCGAGTCTTGGACACAGCACatcctcttctctgctctccagCAGCGCAGGGTCACCATGATGTGCAAACCAGGGCTGGCCCATCAGGACTGTCTACACCATGCCGCCGGGACAGATCCCACGCTGGGCTGGCCAGGGCGCAGGATTGGGGCCGGCGAGGGGTTGCCCAGAGCCATCTCCCCTACAGAGCTGGCGAGGATGGCTGGGAGTGGCCCCAGCCCTTCCTAGCCCCAGCGCCTGCCGGGATGCTCGGGTGTCTGCTCCCTCGTCCCCTGCCCTTTGCTCCTGATGCCTCTGAGCGGTGTGGGACAGGCCGTACCTTTCAGCTCATCCTCGTACACTTTGACCCCCTGCAGACAGTGGTTCTGGGGGAGCATGGTGGTGCTGGACAGGACCTTGGTCTCTCCAGTCACTCTGTCCTTCTCCACCGTGATCTCCACTGAGTACATGGCTGGGACACAAAGAGGACAGCGCACATTACGGTGGCCCCGGCCCTCCCTAGCCCCTGCTCAGCGGCCAGCAGCGGGCAGGCGCATGGCGGcagcggtgcggtgcggtgcggtgcggcgcGGTGCTCAGCGGCGTTAGCAAGGCAGCAGGCGGCAGCAAGGAGGAGTGAACAGCAGAGGCGGGCGCGACATCCTGGGCACAGCCCTCCTACCAGGACCCGCGGGGCCGTCGCAGTCCTGGCACTGCCGGCGTCGCCTTACCTCCACAGCTTCTGTGTCCCCCGGGGTTGGGGCCCAGCCAGGCGCTGGAGGCACCAGGGCAGGCAGTGCCACGTCCGTCTATCCGGCCGGTGAGCGGTGCCAGCCGCAGGGCATGGGCTGGGAGCCAGGCTTATGCTTGTGGGAGGTGGCATCCCCTGTTGAGGGTGCTGGCCCTGGgacagcccctccgctcccgtgGGATGGGCGATCCTTGGCACCTCTCCTTCGGGCTGCCGGCCAGTCCCTGCCGGCACCAGGGTTGCCTCGGCCCGGCGACACTTTGCTCTGAGGACCCCAAGACAGGGTCTGCCCAGCACCGGTGCCGCAGCCCGGTCTGAGCCATCCCCCCA encodes the following:
- the PALM gene encoding paralemmin-1 isoform X1 gives rise to the protein MEVVEASTLQQERLQAIAEKRKRQTEIENKRRQLEDDRRQLQHLKSKALRERWLLEGAPASASEEDEAMKKQMQEDEVKTKELEEAIQRLEKELETLENGSSAASTKENLAAVASPAKEEKGEAVPNMQKSPLGTVKGGRLSSLSPAEKKVSSSPMKAVEGTDMMKAAMYSVEITVEKDRVTGETKVLSSTTMLPQNHCLQGVKVYEDELKVVHAVSAEDGALQNGAHPLSSSEVDELLHKADEATLSEAAGREAPAKVGKEAGSAPASQKPTPRREITGLQAKPRESTVVLPPGEGMEPSREQPVTMIFMGYQNVEDEDETKKVLGLEGTIKAELVVIEDAESKPEPARKDHAPPNGTALEPVAAQPLGEEGPGGQKPGANATDTKEAEQETDVKKQRCKCCTVM
- the PALM gene encoding paralemmin-1 isoform X3; amino-acid sequence: MEVVEASTLQQERLQAIAEKRKRQTEIENKRRQLEDDRRQLQHLKSKALRERWLLEGAPASASEEDEAMKKQMQEDEVKTKELEEAIQRLEKELETLENGSSAASTKENLAAVASPAKEEKGEAVPNMQKSPLGTVKAEKKVSSSPMKAVEGTDMMKAAMYSVEITVEKDRVTGETKVLSSTTMLPQNHCLQGVKVYEDELKVVHAVSAEDGALQNGAHPLSSSEVDELLHKADEATLSEAAGREAPAKVGKEAGSAPASQKPTPRREITGLQAKPRESTVVLPPGEGMEPSREQPVTMIFMGYQNVEDEDETKKVLGLEGTIKAELVVIEDAESKPEPARKDHAPPNGTALEPVAAQPLGEEGPGGQKPGANATDTKEAEQETDVKKQRCKCCTVM
- the PALM gene encoding paralemmin-1 isoform X2; this translates as MRVVEASTLQQERLQAIAEKRKRQTEIENKRRQLEDDRRQLQHLKSKALRERWLLEGAPASASEEDEAMKKQMQEDEVKTKELEEAIQRLEKELETLENGSSAASTKENLAAVASPAKEEKGEAVPNMQKSPLGTVKGGRLSSLSPAEKKVSSSPMKAVEGTDMMKAAMYSVEITVEKDRVTGETKVLSSTTMLPQNHCLQGVKVYEDELKVVHAVSAEDGALQNGAHPLSSSEVDELLHKADEATLSEAAGREAPAKVGKEAGSAPASQKPTPRREITGLQAKPRESTVVLPPGEGMEPSREQPVTMIFMGYQNVEDEDETKKVLGLEGTIKAELVVIEDAESKPEPARKDHAPPNGTALEPVAAQPLGEEGPGGQKPGANATDTKEAEQETDVKKQRCKCCTVM
- the PALM gene encoding paralemmin-1 isoform X4; the encoded protein is MEVVEASTLQQERLQAIAEKRKRQTEIENKRRQLEDDRRQLQHLKSKALRERWLLEGAPASASEEDEAMKKQMQEDEVKTKELEEAIQRLEKELETLENGSSAASTKENLAAVASPAKEEKGEAVPNMQKSPLGTVKGGRLSSLSPAEKKVSSSPMKAVEGTDMMKAVVHAVSAEDGALQNGAHPLSSSEVDELLHKADEATLSEAAGREAPAKVGKEAGSAPASQKPTPRREITGLQAKPRESTVVLPPGEGMEPSREQPVTMIFMGYQNVEDEDETKKVLGLEGTIKAELVVIEDAESKPEPARKDHAPPNGTALEPVAAQPLGEEGPGGQKPGANATDTKEAEQETDVKKQRCKCCTVM
- the PALM gene encoding paralemmin-1 isoform X5; this translates as MEVVEASTLQQERLQAIAEKRKRQTEIENKRRQLEDDRRQLQHLKSKALRERWLLEGAPASASEEDEAMKKQMQEDEVKTKELEEAIQRLEKELETLENGSSAASTKENLAAVASPAKEEKGEAVPNMQKSPLGTVKAEKKVSSSPMKAVEGTDMMKAVVHAVSAEDGALQNGAHPLSSSEVDELLHKADEATLSEAAGREAPAKVGKEAGSAPASQKPTPRREITGLQAKPRESTVVLPPGEGMEPSREQPVTMIFMGYQNVEDEDETKKVLGLEGTIKAELVVIEDAESKPEPARKDHAPPNGTALEPVAAQPLGEEGPGGQKPGANATDTKEAEQETDVKKQRCKCCTVM